Proteins from a single region of Flavobacterium sp. K5-23:
- a CDS encoding IS3 family transposase produces MSKQAVNQYSKRQVAFERKIECLILEAEELRKEHPGCGVEKMYYALRPNFIGRDRFIDTFMDLGFRIKRHKNYRRTTFSVKVYFPNLIKSMSVYAPSTIWQSDITYIYVGERFYYAVFIIDVYTKKIVGHQLSNHMRATANLSAMQMALENNQAPMIHHSDRGSQYIYNEYIALLKVSGCEISMALSGQDNAYAERINRTIKEEYIDHWKPKTFEQLKKDVDRAVEHYNNKRPHNNIGKLSPVDFENNWFNNPLFSKPIITIFDNDKLIEIGQL; encoded by the coding sequence ATAAGCAAGCAAGCAGTTAATCAGTATTCAAAAAGACAGGTTGCTTTTGAAAGAAAGATAGAATGTCTGATTTTAGAAGCAGAGGAACTAAGGAAAGAACACCCTGGTTGTGGGGTTGAGAAAATGTATTATGCTTTGCGTCCTAATTTCATAGGAAGAGATAGATTTATCGATACGTTTATGGATTTAGGGTTCAGGATAAAAAGGCATAAAAATTACAGGAGAACAACGTTTTCTGTGAAAGTTTATTTTCCGAATCTAATAAAGTCAATGTCTGTATATGCTCCGTCGACGATTTGGCAATCGGATATAACTTATATTTATGTTGGAGAAAGATTTTATTACGCAGTGTTTATAATAGATGTTTATACAAAGAAAATCGTTGGACATCAACTATCTAATCATATGAGAGCTACTGCTAATTTAAGCGCAATGCAAATGGCATTAGAAAACAATCAAGCTCCAATGATACACCACTCTGATAGAGGTAGTCAGTATATTTACAATGAATATATAGCTCTTCTCAAAGTGAGTGGATGCGAAATCAGCATGGCATTGTCAGGACAAGACAATGCTTATGCAGAAAGGATTAACAGAACAATAAAAGAAGAGTATATAGACCATTGGAAACCTAAAACATTTGAACAATTAAAAAAGGATGTAGATAGAGCAGTTGAACATTATAATAATAAGAGACCTCATAACAACATAGGGAAATTAAGCCCTGTTGATTTTGAAAATAATTGGTTCAATAATCCTCTTTTTTCTAAGCCTATTATTACTATTTTTGACAATGATAAATTAATAGAAATCGGTCAACTTTAA
- a CDS encoding carboxymuconolactone decarboxylase family protein, giving the protein MANIIEEFNEYRSRMNEKLLADNNKIVKRIFNLDTNAYAPGALDVKTKELLGLVASAVLRCDDCVKYHLETSHKEGITKEEMMEAMGIATLVGGTIVVPHLRRAYEFWEALEEAATK; this is encoded by the coding sequence ATGGCTAATATAATCGAAGAATTCAATGAATACCGTTCTAGAATGAACGAAAAATTGCTGGCAGATAACAATAAAATCGTAAAGCGTATTTTCAACCTTGACACAAATGCATATGCTCCAGGAGCGCTTGATGTAAAAACAAAAGAGCTACTGGGATTAGTGGCATCGGCAGTATTGCGCTGTGATGACTGCGTAAAATACCACCTGGAAACCAGTCACAAAGAAGGAATTACCAAAGAAGAAATGATGGAAGCAATGGGAATCGCCACACTAGTAGGCGGTACAATAGTTGTTCCCCATTTACGCAGAGCCTATGAATTTTGGGAAGCATTAGAAGAAGCTGCTACAAAATAA
- a CDS encoding transposase — MNANLKEIRKLRVYSEEFKKGIVSFYESGKYSVLQLERLYGVNNVTIYNWIYKFSTFNEKGIRVVEMKDSNIDKLKQLELKIKELEQAVGQKQIKIDYLEKMIDIAKDEFNIDIKKNSNTPQSAGSLRTRK, encoded by the coding sequence ATGAATGCAAATTTAAAAGAAATTAGGAAACTCCGAGTTTATTCGGAAGAGTTTAAAAAAGGAATCGTAAGTTTTTACGAAAGCGGGAAGTATAGTGTTCTGCAATTAGAACGACTTTACGGAGTAAATAACGTTACAATCTACAATTGGATTTATAAATTTTCTACTTTTAATGAAAAAGGAATTAGAGTTGTAGAAATGAAAGATAGTAACATTGATAAGCTAAAACAGTTAGAACTCAAGATAAAAGAACTTGAACAAGCGGTTGGTCAGAAGCAAATAAAAATTGATTATCTCGAAAAGATGATTGATATAGCTAAAGATGAATTTAATATCGACATAAAAAAAAACTCCAACACCCCACAATCAGCTGGTTCGTTGAGAACCAGAAAGTAA
- a CDS encoding four helix bundle protein, with protein MKFQDLLAYKKSFSLAMKIFEITKQFPKEEMYSLTDQIRRSSRSVPANISESYRKRVYPKNYHSKLTDSDAENSETQVWLEFSFKCNYINESVYNELLNESNEVGKLINYMILNPQKFGVAL; from the coding sequence ATGAAATTCCAAGATTTATTAGCATATAAGAAATCATTTTCACTAGCGATGAAAATTTTTGAAATAACAAAACAATTTCCGAAGGAAGAAATGTATTCTTTAACGGATCAAATTAGGCGCTCTTCAAGAAGTGTTCCTGCTAATATTTCAGAATCCTACAGAAAAAGAGTTTATCCTAAAAATTACCACAGTAAATTAACTGATTCTGATGCTGAAAATTCAGAAACTCAAGTTTGGCTGGAGTTTTCATTTAAATGCAACTATATAAATGAAAGTGTTTATAATGAATTGTTAAATGAAAGTAATGAAGTTGGAAAACTAATTAATTATATGATTTTAAATCCGCAAAAATTTGGTGTAGCTCTCTAG
- a CDS encoding amidohydrolase, which yields MKIKFLTLALLFFVSHSKAQDSRSIIKKKAIIASVDKHEQELIKLSNQVWEFAETAMKETKSAKVLADYAESQGFKVTRGVADIPTAFIAEYGSGKPIIGILGEYDALPGLSQKAIPSKEALVKEGAGHGCGHNMFGAGSLGAAVAIKEQIAAGKLKGTIRFYGTPAEEDLAGKVYMGRAGLFDDLDVCLDWHPDFENKANMQSSQAVSDFLISFKGKSAHAAADPWNGRSALDAAELFNIGINFMREHVKPSVRMHYVYSNAGKVPNVIPEEASVWLWIRDSKRNGVAEVAERMKDIAKGAALMAGVDYEVKLQSGLYELLINETGAKVMQDNMNFVGPISYSKEEIDFADKIMKEYGMETKGINGKIKPLETTIADPNNGSTDVGDVSYIVPQITLLATTAPYESPWHSWVVVASGGMSIGHKGMLFASKSLGTTMVDLFENEKLRTQIKEEFLKRKGKEVWKAMLPDGPPPIPAD from the coding sequence ATGAAAATAAAGTTCTTAACCCTTGCCTTACTTTTCTTTGTTTCACATTCAAAAGCACAAGATAGCCGTTCGATAATAAAAAAGAAAGCCATAATAGCATCTGTAGACAAACACGAGCAAGAGCTTATAAAGCTTAGCAATCAAGTATGGGAATTTGCTGAAACCGCAATGAAGGAAACAAAATCAGCCAAAGTTCTGGCTGATTATGCTGAGTCACAGGGGTTCAAAGTAACAAGAGGTGTAGCAGATATTCCAACAGCATTTATTGCTGAATATGGAAGTGGAAAACCTATAATTGGTATTCTAGGAGAATACGATGCCTTACCGGGACTTTCTCAAAAAGCAATTCCCTCTAAAGAAGCATTAGTAAAAGAGGGTGCCGGACATGGCTGTGGTCACAATATGTTTGGGGCTGGGAGTTTAGGAGCAGCCGTAGCAATAAAAGAGCAAATTGCAGCAGGAAAACTGAAAGGGACTATCCGTTTTTACGGCACACCCGCTGAAGAAGATCTAGCAGGGAAAGTTTATATGGGAAGAGCTGGTTTGTTTGATGATCTTGATGTGTGTTTAGATTGGCATCCTGATTTTGAAAACAAAGCAAATATGCAAAGTTCTCAAGCAGTGAGTGATTTTTTAATCAGCTTTAAAGGAAAAAGTGCTCATGCGGCAGCTGATCCATGGAACGGAAGAAGCGCACTTGATGCAGCTGAATTATTTAATATTGGAATTAATTTCATGAGAGAACATGTTAAACCAAGCGTACGTATGCATTATGTATATAGTAATGCTGGTAAGGTTCCTAATGTAATTCCTGAAGAAGCTAGTGTGTGGCTCTGGATTCGTGATTCTAAAAGAAACGGAGTTGCTGAAGTTGCCGAAAGAATGAAAGATATTGCAAAAGGCGCAGCTTTAATGGCTGGTGTAGATTACGAAGTAAAACTACAAAGCGGTTTATACGAATTACTTATAAACGAAACGGGAGCTAAAGTAATGCAGGACAATATGAATTTTGTTGGTCCAATATCTTATTCTAAAGAAGAAATTGATTTTGCCGACAAAATCATGAAGGAATACGGAATGGAGACTAAAGGGATCAATGGGAAAATCAAACCCCTTGAAACAACTATTGCAGATCCAAATAACGGTTCTACTGATGTGGGGGATGTCAGTTACATTGTTCCACAAATCACTTTATTAGCCACAACTGCTCCTTATGAATCGCCTTGGCATTCATGGGTTGTAGTAGCCAGTGGTGGAATGAGTATTGGACACAAAGGAATGTTATTTGCTTCAAAATCTTTAGGAACAACAATGGTTGATTTATTTGAAAACGAAAAATTACGCACTCAAATCAAAGAAGAATTTTTAAAACGAAAAGGTAAAGAAGTATGGAAAGCGATGCTTCCGGATGGCCCGCCACCAATACCAGCGGACTAA
- a CDS encoding SIS domain-containing protein translates to MISKENILALAKKTILSESESITKLTDFLDDNFSNATEIIFKSKGRLVVTGIGKSAIIAQKMVATFNSTGTPSLFLHASEAIHGDLGMIQNDDVIICISKSGNSPEIKVLVPLLKRFGNTLIAISGNMSSFLAKGSDYVLNTTVDSESCPINLAPTNSTTAQLVMGDALAVCLMEMRGFKAEDFAKFHPGGALGKKLLLKVNDMLEHSLKPAVSPDASIKKVIFEISEKRLGVTAVVDQNKVIGIITDGDIRRMLNERDSFADLTAKDIMTKNPKLIQASDMVVDALNILENFSITQLVVVENEEYKGVLHLHDILKEGIV, encoded by the coding sequence TTGATATCAAAAGAAAATATATTGGCATTAGCCAAAAAAACCATTCTATCTGAAAGTGAGTCGATTACAAAACTCACGGACTTCCTTGACGATAATTTTTCAAATGCAACTGAAATTATTTTCAAATCCAAGGGAAGATTAGTCGTTACTGGAATAGGAAAAAGCGCCATCATCGCACAAAAAATGGTAGCCACATTTAATTCAACAGGCACACCATCACTGTTCCTACACGCTTCTGAGGCCATTCATGGGGATTTAGGAATGATTCAAAATGATGACGTGATTATTTGCATTTCAAAAAGCGGTAACAGCCCTGAAATAAAAGTTTTAGTTCCTTTGTTAAAGCGTTTTGGAAATACCTTGATTGCTATATCTGGAAACATGTCTTCCTTTCTTGCAAAAGGATCGGATTACGTTTTGAACACAACAGTAGATTCAGAATCTTGTCCTATCAACTTAGCCCCTACAAATAGTACTACTGCTCAACTGGTAATGGGTGATGCTCTTGCCGTTTGTTTAATGGAAATGAGAGGTTTTAAAGCGGAAGATTTCGCTAAATTTCATCCAGGAGGCGCTTTAGGCAAGAAGTTGTTGCTAAAGGTAAACGATATGTTAGAGCACTCTCTAAAACCAGCAGTAAGTCCTGATGCTTCAATTAAAAAAGTGATTTTCGAAATATCAGAAAAACGTCTAGGTGTTACCGCAGTTGTGGATCAAAACAAAGTAATCGGAATCATTACCGATGGTGATATTAGAAGAATGCTAAACGAAAGAGACTCTTTTGCAGATTTAACTGCCAAAGACATTATGACCAAGAACCCAAAGCTGATACAAGCATCAGATATGGTTGTTGACGCATTAAACATTCTTGAAAATTTCTCAATTACCCAATTAGTTGTTGTTGAAAACGAAGAGTACAAGGGGGTTTTACATTTACACGATATATTAAAAGAAGGCATAGTATAA
- a CDS encoding NAD(P)/FAD-dependent oxidoreductase, which yields MPQELLLQVSPEIAANEQLLRFHIAQLIKLSATDIQHISILKRSVDARQKAIKFNLKVVIYKIGETLLEDNIELPEYKNVSNSQEVIVVGAGPAGLFAALQLIELGLKPIVVERGKDVRGRRRDLKAINVDHIVDEDSNYCFGEGGAGTYSDGKLYTRSKKRGDVTRILELLVAFGATHDILVDAHPHIGTNKLPQIIQDIREKIIECGGQVLFETRLTDILIKNKEVQGIVTQKGETILANNIILATGHSARDIFELLDRKKVFIEAKPFALGVRAEHPQSLIDKIQYSCDYRGEFLPPAPYSIVKQVGGRGMYSFCMCPGGVIAPCATSPGEVVTNGWSPSKRDQATANSGIVIELKLEDFKPFAKFGALAGMEFQKSIEQKAWSLAGKTQKVPAQRMIDFTQSKVSADIPKTSYVPGTTSVEMGAVFPSFLTQILREGFTEFGKSMKGYLTNEAILHAPESRTSSPVRIPRDAISLEHVEIKGLYPCGEGAGYAGGIISAAIDGEKCALKIGESLNKNPRIIT from the coding sequence ATGCCACAAGAACTTTTATTACAAGTATCTCCCGAAATAGCTGCTAACGAGCAGTTACTTAGATTTCATATTGCTCAATTGATAAAGCTTTCAGCTACGGATATTCAACATATATCGATTTTGAAACGTTCAGTTGATGCGAGACAAAAAGCAATAAAATTCAATTTGAAAGTGGTGATTTATAAGATAGGGGAGACCCTGCTTGAAGATAATATTGAACTCCCGGAATATAAAAATGTTTCAAACTCTCAGGAAGTTATTGTTGTGGGAGCGGGTCCTGCCGGACTTTTTGCTGCTTTGCAATTAATAGAGTTAGGCTTAAAGCCAATTGTTGTTGAACGTGGTAAAGACGTTCGCGGTCGCCGTCGTGATCTAAAAGCGATCAATGTTGATCATATTGTTGATGAGGATTCTAATTATTGTTTTGGAGAAGGTGGAGCAGGAACGTATTCAGATGGAAAATTATATACGCGTTCAAAAAAGCGAGGTGACGTAACCCGAATTTTGGAATTGTTAGTTGCTTTTGGTGCTACTCATGATATTTTAGTTGATGCTCATCCGCATATAGGAACCAATAAATTACCCCAAATTATTCAAGATATACGGGAGAAAATCATAGAGTGTGGAGGACAGGTTTTATTTGAAACCCGCTTAACGGATATTTTAATAAAAAATAAAGAAGTACAAGGGATTGTAACTCAAAAAGGGGAAACGATTCTTGCGAATAATATAATTCTTGCCACTGGCCATTCGGCACGTGATATTTTTGAGTTATTGGACAGGAAAAAAGTTTTTATTGAAGCTAAACCTTTTGCTTTAGGAGTAAGAGCGGAACATCCACAATCGTTAATTGATAAAATTCAGTACAGCTGTGATTACCGTGGTGAATTTTTGCCGCCTGCACCTTATTCGATAGTAAAACAAGTAGGAGGAAGAGGAATGTATTCCTTTTGTATGTGTCCCGGTGGTGTCATTGCTCCTTGTGCTACAAGTCCAGGTGAAGTAGTCACTAATGGTTGGTCACCATCTAAAAGAGATCAAGCCACTGCTAATTCAGGAATAGTAATCGAATTGAAGTTGGAAGATTTTAAGCCTTTTGCCAAGTTTGGTGCATTAGCTGGAATGGAGTTCCAAAAAAGTATCGAACAAAAAGCGTGGAGTTTGGCTGGTAAGACTCAAAAAGTCCCTGCCCAGCGTATGATTGACTTTACACAAAGCAAAGTCTCCGCTGATATTCCGAAAACATCCTATGTTCCCGGAACCACTTCGGTTGAAATGGGAGCTGTTTTTCCTAGTTTTTTAACTCAAATTCTAAGAGAAGGTTTTACTGAATTCGGGAAATCAATGAAAGGATATTTAACCAATGAAGCCATTCTACATGCGCCTGAATCGAGAACCTCATCACCTGTTCGTATTCCAAGGGATGCTATTTCTTTAGAGCATGTTGAAATAAAAGGATTGTATCCTTGTGGTGAGGGAGCAGGTTATGCTGGAGGAATTATTTCTGCAGCTATAGATGGTGAAAAATGCGCATTGAAAATAGGAGAAAGTTTAAATAAAAACCCTCGAATTATTACTTAA
- the tatC gene encoding twin-arginine translocase subunit TatC: MTKKTLSEMTFLDHLEELRWLLVRSTIAIIIMAIVTYFISDYLFDTIIFGPTRPTFFTYQFFCDLSHQLGFAESICVTEMPFIIQNTEMEGQVNVFIWVCILAGFILSFPYILWEIWKFISPALYDTEKKNAKVFIFFSSLLFFMGVLFGYFVVIPMSVNFVATFTVSDLVINQFTLDSYIGMVKTSVLASGLFFELPIIIYFLTKLGLVTPEFLRTYRKYAIVLVLIIAAIVTPPDVVSQTIVAIPMLLIYEASIYISVFVSKKEKK; the protein is encoded by the coding sequence ATGACAAAGAAAACACTAAGTGAGATGACTTTTCTAGATCATCTTGAAGAATTAAGATGGCTGCTCGTAAGAAGTACAATTGCCATTATCATAATGGCGATAGTAACGTATTTCATAAGCGATTATCTATTTGACACAATTATATTCGGACCTACAAGACCTACCTTTTTTACCTATCAATTTTTTTGTGATCTGTCTCATCAGCTGGGTTTCGCTGAAAGTATCTGCGTTACAGAAATGCCTTTTATAATCCAAAACACAGAGATGGAAGGGCAGGTAAATGTATTTATCTGGGTTTGCATCTTAGCCGGATTCATTCTGAGTTTCCCTTATATCCTTTGGGAGATATGGAAATTCATAAGTCCAGCCCTATATGATACCGAAAAGAAAAACGCAAAAGTATTTATCTTTTTCTCTTCCCTGCTTTTCTTTATGGGAGTACTTTTTGGTTATTTTGTGGTCATTCCAATGTCGGTCAATTTCGTTGCCACTTTCACGGTAAGTGATTTGGTGATAAATCAGTTTACCTTAGATTCTTATATTGGAATGGTAAAAACATCCGTTCTGGCAAGTGGATTATTTTTTGAGTTACCAATAATTATTTATTTTCTTACAAAATTAGGACTTGTAACCCCTGAATTTCTAAGAACCTATAGAAAGTATGCAATTGTACTCGTTCTTATCATAGCAGCTATCGTAACGCCGCCAGATGTCGTGAGTCAAACTATTGTCGCAATCCCAATGTTATTAATATATGAAGCAAGTATCTATATTTCGGTATTTGTATCTAAAAAAGAAAAAAAATAA
- a CDS encoding ATP-dependent DNA helicase RecQ, whose amino-acid sequence MNSNEIDIHKELKKYFGFSQFKGLQEQVIKSILSQQNTFVIMPTGGGKSLCYQLPALTQEGTAIVVSPLIALMKNQVDAIRSLSSDYGIAHVLNSSLTKTEIAQVKMDITSGITKLLYVAPESLTKEEYVNFLKNVPISFVAIDEAHCISEWGHDFRPEYRNLKHIIKQLGDVPIIGLTATATPKVQEDILKNLDMTDAKTFKASFNRSNLYYEVRTKTKNIESDIIRFINQHKGKSGIIYCLSRKKVEAIAEVLQVNGISAVPYHAGLDAKTRAKHQDMFLMEDVDVVVATIAFGMGIDKPDVRFVIHHDIPKSLESYYQETGRAGRDGGEGHCLAYYSYKDVEKLEKFMSGKPVAEQEIGFALLQEVVAYAETSMSRRKFLLHYFGEEFNGGIEEGSDMDDNVRNPKAKVEAQDQVVKLLEVVRDTKHLYKSKEIVFTLIGRVNAVIKAHRTDSQSFFGSGSAFDEKYWMALLRQVLVAGYLSKDIETYGIVKITKKGLGFIEKPESFMMSEDHEYNETSDEAIVTASKNSGTADPVLMGMLKDLRKKVAKKLGVPPFVVFQDPSLEDMALKYPISLSELVNIHGIGEGKAKKYGSEFIALINSYVSENDIIRPDDLVVKSTGVNSANKLYIIQNVDRKLSLDDIAKAKGLSMESLIKEMEQIVYSGTKLNIKYWIDDMLDDDQQEEIHDYFMESISDKIEDALKEFEGDYDINELRLMRIKFISEVAN is encoded by the coding sequence ATGAATTCAAACGAAATTGATATCCACAAGGAATTAAAGAAATATTTTGGCTTCAGCCAATTTAAGGGATTACAGGAACAGGTTATTAAAAGTATACTCAGCCAGCAAAATACATTTGTAATTATGCCTACCGGCGGAGGAAAATCATTGTGTTATCAACTTCCCGCTTTGACTCAGGAAGGGACTGCAATTGTTGTTTCGCCATTGATTGCATTGATGAAAAATCAGGTGGATGCTATTCGTAGTCTATCTTCTGATTATGGCATTGCCCATGTTTTAAACTCTTCACTTACAAAAACCGAAATTGCCCAAGTAAAAATGGACATCACTTCTGGTATTACAAAATTATTATATGTAGCCCCGGAATCCCTGACTAAGGAGGAATATGTCAATTTTCTTAAGAATGTGCCCATTTCATTTGTTGCCATTGATGAAGCACATTGTATCTCAGAATGGGGACATGATTTCCGACCTGAATATCGAAATCTAAAACATATCATTAAACAATTGGGTGATGTGCCTATTATAGGTTTGACCGCTACGGCCACTCCAAAAGTTCAGGAAGATATCCTGAAAAACTTGGATATGACTGATGCGAAAACTTTTAAAGCGTCATTCAATAGGTCCAATTTATATTACGAGGTACGTACAAAAACTAAAAATATAGAATCGGATATCATTCGATTTATAAATCAACATAAAGGAAAATCAGGAATCATCTATTGCTTGAGCCGTAAAAAGGTAGAGGCAATTGCTGAGGTTTTACAAGTAAACGGAATAAGTGCGGTTCCTTATCATGCAGGATTGGATGCTAAAACACGTGCTAAACATCAAGATATGTTCTTGATGGAAGATGTAGATGTTGTTGTGGCTACTATCGCTTTTGGTATGGGAATCGATAAACCAGATGTGCGTTTTGTGATTCACCATGATATTCCAAAATCACTGGAAAGTTATTATCAAGAAACTGGTAGAGCTGGACGTGATGGAGGCGAGGGACATTGTCTTGCTTATTACTCCTATAAAGATGTAGAGAAATTAGAAAAATTTATGTCTGGTAAACCCGTTGCCGAACAGGAGATTGGTTTTGCCTTGTTACAGGAAGTAGTGGCGTATGCGGAGACTTCCATGTCCAGAAGGAAATTTCTATTGCATTATTTTGGGGAAGAATTCAACGGTGGTATCGAAGAAGGTTCGGATATGGATGACAACGTTAGGAATCCAAAAGCTAAAGTTGAAGCACAAGATCAGGTAGTGAAATTGCTCGAAGTGGTTAGGGACACTAAACACTTATACAAATCTAAAGAAATCGTTTTTACCTTAATAGGTCGTGTTAACGCTGTAATAAAAGCACATAGAACTGATTCTCAATCTTTTTTTGGATCTGGTTCTGCATTTGATGAAAAATATTGGATGGCCTTGCTTCGACAAGTTCTTGTTGCGGGTTATTTATCCAAAGATATAGAGACTTACGGTATAGTGAAAATTACCAAAAAGGGTTTGGGTTTTATAGAAAAACCAGAATCTTTTATGATGTCTGAAGATCATGAATACAATGAAACATCAGATGAAGCAATAGTAACCGCTTCAAAAAACTCAGGTACTGCAGATCCTGTATTAATGGGGATGCTGAAAGATTTACGAAAAAAGGTCGCAAAGAAATTAGGGGTTCCTCCATTTGTGGTTTTCCAAGATCCATCACTCGAAGATATGGCTTTGAAATATCCAATTTCATTATCAGAATTGGTGAATATCCACGGAATTGGGGAAGGAAAAGCTAAAAAATACGGAAGTGAATTTATAGCGTTAATCAATAGTTATGTTTCAGAAAATGATATTATCCGCCCTGATGATCTTGTAGTGAAGTCTACAGGAGTTAATTCGGCCAATAAATTATACATTATTCAAAATGTTGACAGAAAATTGTCTCTTGACGATATTGCTAAAGCAAAAGGGTTGTCAATGGAAAGTTTAATTAAGGAAATGGAGCAAATTGTATATTCTGGTACCAAGTTGAATATCAAATATTGGATTGACGATATGCTAGATGATGATCAACAAGAGGAAATTCACGATTATTTTATGGAATCCATATCCGATAAAATTGAAGATGCCTTAAAAGAGTTTGAAGGCGACTACGATATCAATGAATTACGCTTAATGCGAATTAAATTTATTAGCGAAGTAGCTAATTAG
- the lptB gene encoding LPS export ABC transporter ATP-binding protein produces the protein MILRADNLVKTYKGRSVVKGISVEVNQGEIVGLLGPNGAGKTTSFYMIVGLVKPNSGNIYLDDLNITDYPMYKRAQHGIGYLAQEASVFRKLSIEDNILSVLQLTNLSKEEQEAKMESLIAEFSLEHIRTNRGDLLSGGERRRTEIARCLATDPKFILLDEPFAGVDPVAVEDIQRIVAQLKNKNIGILITDHNVQETLAITDKTYLMFEGGILKAGIPEELVEDEMVRRVYLGQNFELRKKKLEF, from the coding sequence ATGATTTTAAGAGCCGATAATTTAGTTAAAACATACAAAGGAAGAAGCGTTGTAAAAGGCATTTCGGTGGAAGTAAATCAAGGAGAAATCGTTGGTCTTCTTGGACCAAATGGTGCTGGAAAAACAACTTCTTTTTATATGATTGTTGGATTGGTTAAACCAAATTCAGGAAACATTTACCTTGATGATTTAAACATTACTGATTACCCGATGTACAAAAGAGCACAACACGGTATTGGTTATTTGGCTCAGGAAGCATCGGTTTTTAGAAAATTAAGTATCGAAGACAATATCCTTAGTGTGCTTCAGCTTACGAATCTTTCGAAAGAAGAACAGGAAGCAAAAATGGAAAGCCTGATTGCTGAATTCAGTCTGGAGCACATTCGTACCAACAGAGGAGATTTACTCTCTGGAGGTGAGCGCCGTCGTACCGAAATAGCACGCTGTCTAGCAACCGACCCAAAATTCATCCTACTTGACGAACCATTTGCAGGTGTAGATCCAGTCGCGGTAGAAGACATTCAAAGAATTGTTGCTCAATTAAAAAACAAGAACATCGGAATCCTTATTACCGATCATAATGTTCAGGAAACTTTAGCAATCACTGACAAAACCTACTTGATGTTTGAAGGTGGAATATTAAAAGCAGGAATTCCTGAAGAATTAGTGGAAGACGAAATGGTACGCCGTGTGTATCTAGGACAAAATTTCGAATTAAGAAAAAAGAAGTTGGAGTTTTAA